From Vigna angularis cultivar LongXiaoDou No.4 chromosome 11, ASM1680809v1, whole genome shotgun sequence:
TGTTGTGTTATTGTCGCAAACGTCTTGTAGACTGTTTTTCACACTTTCAGAATACTAATTCTTATTTCAATTGGTTATTTATCTGTTTATTTATGTTAGTTCCTGCTCTTGATAAAAACTTGTCCTCAGTTGTTTGCTATCTAtttgtgttttgaatttgaagtgTATTTTCGTTGAGTTTTTTTGTGCGTAATCGTAACaagttgttgtttgttgttaaACAGGTGCGCTTTTTGTGATTGTCAATCAAGCTCCCAATTTGAAGATGCTCGGGTTACTACAGGTGGTTTTAGTTGGTCacgacttttttttttcttcagttaTGAGAATTTATTGATCGATTTGTAATCATTACATCCCACTGTTTCTAAATTCCATTTGTTGGTTAGCTTACTCAAGTATGCTTTCTGAAATTATTCCACTGCATGAAGGGTTTTGCTGCTGGTTTGATGCTCAGCATATCGTTCTTTGATTTGGCTCACAATGCTTTGAACTCACTGGGCTTCTTGAAAGGCAACCTTTGGGTAGGATGTGTGCTTCTGCCACCATCATAAAGTAGCAattgtttattcttttgttcGTCTTCTTTCATATTAGTTCTGAGCAAATGTCTATCTTCTCATTCATGTAGTTTTTTGCTGGGGTGATATTCTTTGGTGTTGTGGCCAGTTTTATCCCAGAGCCAACTCTTGCTCCCACTTCTGATGTCAAAGGCAGAAAGGTTTTTAATGAACTTGTTCTTACAAATAAATGCTGCCTCTGTATTGTTGATTTTGCAAAGCGGCATTGGAGCTGCTATGTATAATATCTACACAGGTATATATTTTGATAGATGTGATGACATGCTTGAAATTAGAAAAATGGGGATGATGGAGGCAAGGATACTTTGAAAAAGCATCGCCGGCAGGTTTTATTCAGTGGAATTGTTACAGCCGTAGGTATGATTGTGATGTGAACCCTTTGTCCGGGTAGTTTCAAACCTATATTTTTCTTACAATGCAGTTCTTTCTGGAACTAAAATATTagagaaatatgaaaattaattttcttttgaatttctCGGAGTTTGGTATTCAGTAGTTAAAAGTTCCTTGTGAGACTTGATCAACTTCAATTCTCATTGTTCTTTTTCTCTTAGTTTTCACTGTTTCATTGAGTTCTAcctgttactttttttttctgtgcaTTTCCTAGGCATAAGTTTGCACAATTTTCCAGAAGGAATGGCAGTGTTCCTTGGATCCATGAAGGTATATGAACTTATTGATTGCATTTGCTTATCGATCTGTCACATTATCATTAATTGTTGAAGCATTACTCATGTTACTTCCTCCCTGATATACTTGTCAATGTCATGTCTTGATGTTTGTGATATGCTTTTTCAACAGGGCCTCCGAGTTGGCATCAACTTGGCATTAGCCATTGCTTTGCACAATATCCCAGAGGTATAAAATTTCATCTTGTGAGGAAACCTGTTTACTCTAGATACagttaaattaataatgaaGTGATTCCTTATAATCCTTAATGctttttttgtctttatattattttttttaattcaatttttgaaGTTTGGCATCTTTTACTACGCACATTATAttctgaaataaataaattaaaatgctgTATatgttttattgtaatttatcgatgttttgttttgtagggtGTTGCTGTTGCACTTCCTGTTTATTTTGCGACGCAAAGGTAATAATGATCTTAAGGGCTCTTGTTGGTTCCAGTATTTGTTGTAATTACATTTGACAAATTACAGTGGTTATATTCAAGCGTAAAGGGTTTATGTCCTATATACTCTTGCTGAAACATGCGCATGAAATATTGATCCATTCATATAAAAACAGACAGTAGAGGGAAAATATTGCTCTGAGTATATGATTCTGGAATCTCAATTGTCTGCGCTGATGtatatgattaatattttaggtttatttATTTAGGTTCAGTAGTGGTCGTAGTGTATGATGGTGACAAAGAGAGGGTGGCTATTTTGTGAACCAAAACCTTTCATTTTGTGGCGATAATGCTATATAGTTTTACGGTAGAAGGTTTTTTTCTGTTCACTTTCTCTGCAACAGAAAAAGAGATTTACTTAAGGTCAAGAAGCTTGAGGATTTGTTCGGACTTAAATGCCGGTACCTATATATACAAATCAAGATAAATTCTTATGAAAATTGGGTTACAGTGTATATTTTGATGTCCTTTTGTAGTATAATAACTGCTGAAATAATTGCTTAATCTCAAATCTTTATTCTTGTTGCTAGGAAATAACTATGTTAAATTGAATAATAACCTTTTCATTCTGCATGTATCCTAGTAAATGGCAGGCATTCAAATTAGCATCACTTTCTGGCTTCGCTGAACCCCTGGGAGTGATAATTGTAGGTATATCATCTGATTTATGTTGCTTGGCTCAATAgactttgattttatttttaaagaaccTGAAAGCAAGAATTAGGGTGATGTGGTATTATAACGATGATGAAGCATGCCATGCTTCAATATTAGGGGTCAGGTAAGGTATGCCTTACCCAGTTCAAGTGTTTGACCTTACCCATTGAATCTCTATCTGTACTCCAGAGTtggattttatgttttaagtatgtacatttcattatttttttggCCCTCAAGATTTCTTAGATATATGTTTGAATTGTGTAGTCGAACTAATTGTGATGATTATTTTCTCTCACTGTAGCCTATCTATTCCCTAGCAGCTTAAGTCCTGAGATTCTGGAAGGTTTACTCGGATCAGGTATGCAATGATACATGATCTAGATGTCACGATGAGATTTTTAGAATTTATGTTATTATCCAGATTTATTCTATGATGATTAATTACAGTTGGTGGAGTTATGGCCTTTTTGACCCTTCATGAAATGTTGCCTCTGGCTTTTGATTATGCGGGACAAAAGCAATCTGTTAAGGCTGTCTTTTTGGGAATGGCTTTCATGTCTGCAAGGTCAGAATCTCATTTCTGATTAAATAGTTTTTCAAGAGCTGAggatatattttcttttgttattccTACGTAGGGAAGATATTTAATGCATAAAAGTGCCCACTGTCACATCTCTATCTATCAAGGCGAGTAAACTAATATGCATATTAATTAGCAAGTAGTAATTAGAAACAATAGTGTTCTCGTGGATGTGCAGACACCAGTATCTCTTTAGTATCTTCCTTTCTAAAATGTTTGTGTTATCAGATTCGGTACAAACACgtcaaaacattaattttagaCCTTTTGTATCTCTATCACCTTTTTGCTATTGAGTTCTCATCTGGTTAACATTGCTGGATGTGCAGCCTGTATTTTCTAAGTATCAGCTTACCTGAGGACTTGAGCTTGTAGGTGGGAAcaacttcttctcttttctgAATGTCACTATTTCAAGTCTCATTGTGACGTGTCTTATGCTTCTCTCACTCGTTGCAGCAAAATTCCTTCAGAAGGGATCTGAGAGTGCAAAAGGACAGTAATGCACAGTTAATCTGTCTAGGATAGCAATCAATCAGACATCAGTGTAGAGGGAGACATTCCACCTATGATTGTGGATTTTCCTATAGACTAATGTacaaaaaaacaagaataagCGTAATCCCTTTAATTCTTTAACCGACTCACCTTGTATACTGTGTATCATCAACGAAGATTGGACTTTAAAATTGCACAATTTGCTGATACTTTGTCGTGTTAATATATTTCGGCCGTGGGTTATAACACTCAGTCACAAAACATAAATACGAATGTTCACTAGCAGTAAATATATCATTTTGGAACCGAgcatttaatttcttaattctaAAGTAGGTTTGTTGAACAATGTTAGAAAAATTAAAGCATGCTCAAACACCATACTATATGTACAAAATATACTTCATCTTTGTttataaacaaacaaatgaaatcaaattaacttACTATTTCTATCAACTCCAACATTACAAAACTTTACCCAAAAACCACatcaataaatatttcttaaatttctttctCTCAATTGATTCCTCTCAGATTCCCTGTCTATACGAGCATAATGGTCGTGAAATAAGATGTGAATTCCGTTTAGTATATCCCAGCTTGTGTGACCAATGGTTGTggaaacttttaaaataaacacgATGCCTTGAACCAAAAGACTTTTTAAAAAGACTAAAAGTTACCACATTGAGACTTCCAATACTCGATATGCCAGAAtgtaaaaacacaaaaaacaaagaatcaAAAGTAATCCTCATGatgttttaacaaaaaaatgtaaaaaaaataatcccTATCAATTTTTTCTTACTTTGAAAAATTGGAGTCAGGTTTAAGATATGATgctcatttttattatttattttttcttaagagaAGCCATATTCCCTGTGAACTAACAAATATTGATTACTTTTAGGAAGAGTAGACCAAATTAAGAACTGATTCGTGGTCCCTAATAGATTTCCCACAAGGAATCTTTCACCATTTACGATGTTCCTTATCATATCTCTCTTGAGAGCAGCTTTTTCCCACTCTGTCATCACCATACCTTTCTCCCTCTTCTTCATCACAGCTTGAGAAAAGTCTGTTTAACAGTAACTTAACTTGAATATGTTGAAAATGTTCTTTGTTTATTAGCATCATTCTCTCTTGTTACCGGGACCGAacttttgaatttataataatacaCTCATCACCCTTCCCCAACATGCAACTTGGTCATTTAAATTCTTAATCACTAACAGAAAAGATgtaatttgatttataaatagCATTTCTTAATTGGAAGTAAATAAGtgaataaaatgaaatagtaaataaaaagcaaataaaGTGAGTTCgaatatatctatatatcttATTATATAAACTTTCGCgacattgtttatattattgaataCTTATAATGTAACTAAATACTATATTATAGATGATAAGTCGTGTTCTTATATtgtacttttttaataaaataacgaGTTATTTGAATTTACAAGATAATTAATTCCATAAGAATGTACCCCGATTTTAAGGTTCTTGTACTATTGAAACCTACTGAGATATTTCTTGTGTCATgggtaaatttaaatttttttaatttctctctCAGATTTAATGATTGGAGAACCTAACATCTAATGTTAGGAAAAAGCAAAAAACGACATatctatctatatctatatatatatatatatatatatatatatatatatatatatatatatatatatatatatatatatatatatatatatatatatgaaataataaaaaaaattgtttataacataataattacttgaaaaaaattaacaaaaatgaatatgacctattacctttttcttttatgagtTTGTTTgcatcaatatattttaaaatatagaagcTGATAAATCAAACTTATCATATAAGATTATGATAACACGTTTACATATGAAGAAGTAATTATCTGTTGTTTCCTTGGATAACCaaatattttttcctaaaattaaaCATCTTTTGACTAAACTCTGACAAGTGTTTTTCATTCTCTCTAAATCTGAACTAAGGTAGAAAGATCATCTATAAATGAAAGTAATTAAAATCGAtaagtgaataaaaaaataatgaatgaaaaatataaataagtataatgAATCTAAGTTGATCCTATATGAACATTCtataatttctattatattattttgtggATCAACCTCCTCATTATACAGCACAAAAAATTTGGTTAGTAATAGGTGTAATCATTTTGAACGATCATTCATTATTACTGCATACATTTGGATAGTTACAAACTTGCTTAAAGAAGGGAGAATAAACTATAATAAACAGTGGAATTAAACCAATCTCCAAGTTACATTAGTTTAGGGTGCAGATTTGTGCCTGCAAATAACTCTACACCTCAAGATCCTATCCTGAACATAGAAGCCTGGCACCACCATGATCTTAACCCTGTTTGAACCTTGTGATCTCTGTCTATCAGCAACCAGATCTTCCATGAAGTGAGGATCAAAGCTTCTGTTCTCTTCAACCCTTAAAATTCCCAATGAAGGGTTGAAAGAAAAGGCCAGCAAATGTAGCAACCATATGCACTTTGCTGCCACAAAGAAAGCCTGAAGGAGTTGCTCAGGCCAAGGCCTAGTCCAATTCAGTGTAGTGATGATGCAACTCATTTTCTGGTCACAGAATTTACTAAACTCTTCACTGTAATACTTAGTCCCCTTTCTGAGCACCTCGTTCCAGCTCAAATTCCTAAGTGCAACAAACGATGAGAATTGTGCTTGACGATGCTGTCGAGGGTCTAGGAATTTTGTGCAGCCATTCTTTTGGAACACACTGTTCTCAAAGTCTTGGTAGAAGGCCTGGTTTATGAAGGCTTCAAAATGGTATAAAACTGCCTTTGAGTATTTGGAATTCAAGGAGAGTCTATATGGTTGGAGGAGCAAGTTCAAGTTGTCCATCAATGATTGATCAGTTTCTTCAATCTGGCATATCAGGGTCTTGCAGAATTGCT
This genomic window contains:
- the LOC108333079 gene encoding zinc transporter ZTP29 isoform X3, translated to MDSQVAVALALSLVGGVSTSIGALFVIVNQAPNLKMLGLLQGFAAGLMLSISFFDLAHNALNSLGFLKGNLWFFAGVIFFGVVASFIPEPTLAPTSDVKGRKKNGDDGGKDTLKKHRRQVLFSGIVTAVGISLHNFPEGMAVFLGSMKGLRVGINLALAIALHNIPEGVAVALPVYFATQSKWQAFKLASLSGFAEPLGVIIVAYLFPSSLSPEILEGLLGSVGGVMAFLTLHEMLPLAFDYAGQKQSVKAVFLGMAFMSAREDI
- the LOC108333079 gene encoding zinc transporter ZTP29 isoform X2, encoding MDSQVAVALALSLVGGVSTSIGALFVIVNQAPNLKMLGLLQGFAAGLMLSISFFDLAHNALNSLGFLKGNLWFFAGVIFFGVVASFIPEPTLAPTSDVKGRKKNGDDGGKDTLKKHRRQVLFSGIVTAVGISLHNFPEGMAVFLGSMKGLRVGINLALAIALHNIPEGVAVALPVYFATQSKWQAFKLASLSGFAEPLGVIIVAYLFPSSLSPEILEGLLGSVGGVMAFLTLHEMLPLAFDYAGQKQSVKAVFLGMAFMSASLYFLSISLPEDLSL
- the LOC108333079 gene encoding zinc transporter ZTP29 isoform X1 → MDSQVAVALALSLVGGVSTSIGALFVIVNQAPNLKMLGLLQGFAAGLMLSISFFDLAHNALNSLGFLKGNLWFFAGVIFFGVVASFIPEPTLAPTSDVKGRKKNGDDGGKDTLKKHRRQVLFSGIVTAVGISLHNFPEGMAVFLGSMKGLRVGINLALAIALHNIPEGVAVALPVYFATQSKWQAFKLASLSGFAEPLGVIIVAYLFPSSLSPEILEGLLGSVGGVMAFLTLHEMLPLAFDYAGQKQSVKAVFLGMAFMSASLYFLSISLPEDLSFKIPSEGI